GAAGAGGGTTATGCTTATTCGTCCAGCGTCGCGCCGATCGCGCACGATCATTATGGCTGGCGCGAAGCACCGCGCTTCGCCCACCGCCCGCTTCCCGGGTCGGAACTCATCGAATTGCCGGTGACCACTGTCGAGTTTGCCGGCCGCAGGATGGCAGCCGGCGGCGGCGGCTTCTTTCGCCTGCTTCCTTATGCCTTCTCCAACTGGGCCGTCGGCCGCGTCAACCGCATCGAGCAACGGCCCGCAATCTTCTATTTCCACCCCTGGGAGATCGATCCGGGTCAGCCAAGGATCGCGCACGCGCCACTCAAATCACGGATCCGCCATTACACCAATCTGGAAAGGATGCGCCCCAAGCTGATGAGATTGTTCAAGTCTCATCGATGGGGTCGTACCGATCAGGTCGTCTCTGAAGAGCGGGCACGGCTGGCATGAACGCGCTGACGCCGATCCGCACTGTGCGCGCCGCAACGCCCGCCGATTACGCAGCGGTGGCAGCGTTCGTGCGCGGCCATCCGGATGCCGAGCCGTTCCATCTTCCCGCCTGGTCGAGCGCGGTCGAGCGCGGCTGCGGCCAGGCCGCGCACATTCTCGTCGCCGAAGATGTCGTGGGCAAGATCAGGGGCGTGCTGCCGCTCAGTGAAATGCGCTCGCCTTTGTTCGGGTCGGCCCTGGTCTCGACCGGCTTCGGCGTCGGCGGTGGCATTCTCGGCGACGGTGGCGACGCGCTTGCCGATGCTGCCTGGTCGCTGGCACAGGCGCGCGGCTGCGCCAGCGTCGAGCTTCGCGGCGGCGTGCTGCCGACGGACTGGGCGCGCTGCGGGAATACCTATGCCGGCTTCGTACGGGATCTGCCGTCGGCCGAAGACGCGATCCTGCAGGCGATTCCGCGCAAGCAGCGCGCGGAGGTCCGTCGTTCGCTGACCCTGGGGCTGGAGGTTTCGGTCGGTCGCGACCAGGATGCGCATTACCGCGTCTACAGCGAGAGCGTGCGCAATCTCGGCACGCCGGTCTTCCCGTGCAGCCTGTTCGCGGCGATGCTGGAGGCCTTCGGCGACGATGCCGACATCCTCGTCGTGCGCAAGGATGGCGTGCCGGTCGCGGCCGTCCTCAGCCTCTATTTCCGCGGCACGGTCTTTCCCTATTGGGGGGGCGGCACCGCCGCGGCGCGCGCGCTCCGGGCCAACGAGTGCATGTATTTCGCCCTGATGCGGCATGCGGCCGCGCGCGGCTGCAACCGGTTCGATTTCGGCCGCTCCAAGCTCGGCACCGGCGCCTACGCCTTCAAGAAAAACTGGGGATTTGCGCCGCAACCGCTTGTTTACGCGACGAAGGGTGAGGCGCGGCAAACCAATCCACTGAGTCCGAAATACCGGCTCCAGGTGGCAGCCTGGAAGAAGATGCCGCTCTGGCTCGCCAATCGGATCGGGCCGCCGATCGCCCGGGGGCTCGGATGAGCGAGATCCTGTTCCTCGCCCACCGCATCCCGTACCCGCCGGATCGCGGCGACAAGATCCGATCGTGGAACATCCTGAAGGCGCTGGCGGGGTTGGGCACCGTCCATCTCGCGGCCTTTGCCGATGACGAGGCGGACGCGGCGCATCTGCCGGCGCTTGGTGCGGCTTTGGGCGGTCGCCTGGGCGAGGCGCACGTCGAGATCCGCCGCACCGGCAGAGCGGCGGCGGCGCTGCGCGCGCTGGCCTCGGGCAAACCGGTGTCGCTGACCCTGTTCGACAGCCGGGAGCTGCGCAGCTTCGTCGATCGGATCAGCCGCGAGCGGCCGATCTCCACCTGCTTCGCCTTCTCGGGGCAAATGGCGCAGTTCGTACCCAAGGGGGCACGGCTGGTAATGGACTTCGTCGACATGGATTCGGCCAAGTTTCAGGCTTATGCAGGGGCGGGGGGGCTGCTGGCGCCGATCCACCAGCGCGAGGCCGAGAAACTCTTCGCCTTCGAGCGCGCCACCGCGGCGCGAGCGGCGGTGAGCCTGTTCGTGAGCGACGCCGAAGCGGCGTTGTTCAAGGCGCGTGCTGCGCTCGCCGATGCCGACATCCGCGCGCTTCACAATGGCGTCGACCTCGATTTCTACGATCCTCACGCCCGCTTCGAGCGCGGCTCCCGTTCGGAAGCACCATTGCTCGTCTTCACGGGACAGATGGACTATGCGCCCAACGTCGACGCCGTGCGCTGGTTCGCCCAAGCCGTTCTGCCTGCGGTGCCGACGGCACGGTTCGCGATCGTCGGGCGCAACCCGTCGGACGCGGTGCGAAGGCTCGCCTCGCACCCGCGAATCCTCGTCACCGGCGCCGTGCCGGACGTGCGCACCTGGCTCGCCGCCGCCGATGTCGTTGTCGCGCCGCTTCGGATCGCGCGCGGCATTCAGAA
The nucleotide sequence above comes from Sphingosinicella sp. BN140058. Encoded proteins:
- a CDS encoding XrtA system polysaccharide deacetylase — encoded protein: MLNALSVDVEDWFQVGAFETVIDKTDWDGLERRVECNTDAVLALFAEADVQATFFTLGWVAERHPRLIRRIVEAGHEIASHGWDHDRVFTMTPALFRADLKRAHAAIADAAGVAPTGYRAPSFSIDARTPWAHAVLAEEGYAYSSSVAPIAHDHYGWREAPRFAHRPLPGSELIELPVTTVEFAGRRMAAGGGGFFRLLPYAFSNWAVGRVNRIEQRPAIFYFHPWEIDPGQPRIAHAPLKSRIRHYTNLERMRPKLMRLFKSHRWGRTDQVVSEERARLA
- a CDS encoding TIGR03087 family PEP-CTERM/XrtA system glycosyltransferase, giving the protein MSEILFLAHRIPYPPDRGDKIRSWNILKALAGLGTVHLAAFADDEADAAHLPALGAALGGRLGEAHVEIRRTGRAAAALRALASGKPVSLTLFDSRELRSFVDRISRERPISTCFAFSGQMAQFVPKGARLVMDFVDMDSAKFQAYAGAGGLLAPIHQREAEKLFAFERATAARAAVSLFVSDAEAALFKARAALADADIRALHNGVDLDFYDPHARFERGSRSEAPLLVFTGQMDYAPNVDAVRWFAQAVLPAVPTARFAIVGRNPSDAVRRLASHPRILVTGAVPDVRTWLAAADVVVAPLRIARGIQNKVLEAMAMARPVVASPAAFEGIEATPGRDLLVADTADAQAKTIRHLLCDPVRAATIGAAARRRMEEAYRWEVRLAPLANIVGIPRRVQAA
- a CDS encoding FemAB family XrtA/PEP-CTERM system-associated protein, which encodes MNALTPIRTVRAATPADYAAVAAFVRGHPDAEPFHLPAWSSAVERGCGQAAHILVAEDVVGKIRGVLPLSEMRSPLFGSALVSTGFGVGGGILGDGGDALADAAWSLAQARGCASVELRGGVLPTDWARCGNTYAGFVRDLPSAEDAILQAIPRKQRAEVRRSLTLGLEVSVGRDQDAHYRVYSESVRNLGTPVFPCSLFAAMLEAFGDDADILVVRKDGVPVAAVLSLYFRGTVFPYWGGGTAAARALRANECMYFALMRHAAARGCNRFDFGRSKLGTGAYAFKKNWGFAPQPLVYATKGEARQTNPLSPKYRLQVAAWKKMPLWLANRIGPPIARGLG